One Sanguibacter keddieii DSM 10542 genomic window carries:
- a CDS encoding resuscitation-promoting factor, whose product MKNLFSAFSGRASQRGPAKPGESTDLAGDGLTEATPLSEGTAPSSARRSRRTPLLVVGGLTVAVLATGTAVYANAHKTVLLDIDGQVQEVTTFSGSVEGVLAENDVTVGPDDVVAPAAASSLTDGADVVVRYSREITLQTDGEPTTIKTTAVDADELLSAYADRGSDVSLVASRSQGDGRTDLGLRLSLEGPVQLQVDGKTVEVADGTAGVDTILADHDIELGDLDRLTVEQLPTPEALAAQEQAAARGAAPAADATVETTASEADATADATEEPEAPATQAPDVITDPRADDTQVTIVVRRVAVADETLTAPIPFETVTEEDPERFEDLPVVTKVEGVDGEWTAVSAVTTVDGVEESRELTRDELTTAPVTEVLVQGTKERPKVVAPPVVRSAPAAPSAPVDGGSGEPAPEAAPAPAVGGDVWAALAQCESSGNPSVVSSNGLYHGLYQFSVGTWQSLGGVGLPSQASAEEQTRLAQALQARSGWGQWPHCSSKLGLR is encoded by the coding sequence GTGAAAAATCTCTTCAGCGCCTTCTCCGGCCGCGCCTCCCAGCGCGGACCCGCGAAGCCCGGCGAGTCCACCGATCTCGCCGGCGACGGCCTCACCGAGGCCACCCCGCTCAGCGAGGGCACCGCGCCCTCCAGCGCGCGCCGCTCGCGCCGCACCCCTCTCCTCGTCGTCGGCGGTCTCACCGTCGCCGTCCTCGCGACCGGCACCGCCGTGTACGCCAACGCCCACAAGACCGTGCTGCTCGACATCGACGGCCAGGTCCAGGAGGTCACGACCTTCTCCGGCTCCGTCGAGGGCGTCCTCGCCGAGAACGACGTCACCGTCGGCCCGGACGACGTCGTCGCCCCGGCAGCAGCCTCCAGCCTCACCGACGGCGCCGACGTGGTCGTGCGGTACTCCCGCGAGATCACGCTGCAGACCGACGGCGAGCCCACGACCATCAAGACCACGGCTGTCGACGCCGACGAGCTGCTCTCGGCGTACGCCGACCGCGGCAGCGACGTCAGCCTCGTCGCCTCGCGCTCCCAGGGCGACGGTCGTACCGACCTCGGCCTGCGCCTCTCGCTCGAGGGTCCCGTCCAGCTCCAGGTCGACGGCAAGACCGTCGAGGTCGCCGACGGCACCGCCGGGGTCGACACGATCCTCGCCGACCACGACATCGAGCTCGGCGACCTCGACCGCCTGACTGTCGAGCAGCTGCCGACGCCCGAGGCGCTCGCCGCGCAGGAGCAGGCCGCCGCCCGTGGCGCAGCACCTGCTGCGGACGCCACCGTCGAGACGACGGCCTCCGAGGCCGACGCCACGGCGGACGCGACCGAGGAGCCCGAGGCGCCCGCCACGCAGGCGCCCGACGTCATCACGGACCCGCGCGCCGACGACACCCAGGTGACGATCGTCGTCCGACGCGTCGCCGTCGCCGACGAGACCCTCACCGCGCCGATCCCCTTCGAGACCGTCACGGAGGAGGACCCGGAGCGCTTCGAGGACCTCCCCGTCGTGACCAAGGTCGAGGGCGTCGACGGAGAGTGGACCGCGGTCTCGGCCGTCACGACCGTCGACGGTGTCGAGGAGTCGCGCGAGCTGACCCGTGACGAGCTCACGACCGCCCCGGTCACCGAGGTGCTCGTCCAGGGCACCAAGGAGCGTCCGAAGGTCGTCGCACCGCCGGTCGTCCGGTCCGCGCCGGCTGCTCCCTCGGCACCCGTGGACGGCGGCTCGGGCGAGCCTGCCCCGGAGGCCGCACCGGCCCCGGCCGTCGGCGGAGACGTCTGGGCCGCCCTGGCCCAGTGCGAGTCCTCCGGCAACCCGTCCGTGGTGTCGAGCAACGGTCTGTACCACGGTCTCTACCAGTTCTCGGTGGGCACCTGGCAGTCGCTCGGCGGCGTCGGTCTCCCGTCGCAGGCGAGCGCCGAGGAGCAGACGCGTCTGGCCCAGGCCCTCCAGGCCCGGTCGGGCTGGGGCCAGTGGCCGCACTGCTCGTCGAAGCTCGGTCTGCGCTGA